In Helicoverpa armigera isolate CAAS_96S chromosome 17, ASM3070526v1, whole genome shotgun sequence, the sequence tggtttatttaaaatatactttcatAACATAACGTGTTATTTGAAGAAAACTTCTCAAATTCATAGAAACTGGAGTGTATGTTTATAAACTATTGAAGTATTAGTCTGACCGACATGATCACTTCATTGGTAGCTGGCGAACGCATCCATCATGAAGTTTAGTGGAATCGCtgtattagtatttttaaaaattctccTCATTGAAACTGTAAGTATCTTTAAAATAAGATGTTCCTTTTCTTAGAATGATGGTACTTTTGTGTGTTTAGAGAATGCTGCCGATTAACTACGTGACCATCGATCCGCGTTATAATGAGCCGACATCAGTGCACGTGAGCTCCCACTCCGTTGAGGCTGTCGAGAATCCACATGAGAAAGTGATTGGTCTACGAACACCGTTCGACGAGCGAGATGGGGAAGACTATTTAGACTACGACAGGCAGACCGGTGACCAACCGAAGAAGGTAATATTTTGCATATATGTATCCTTAGCAGTCTTGAGAAGGTGTAGTACCTTCCTAGCCTAACCTTTGAATATAAGGACTGAATCATCTGTGTACTTAATTTGTTCGCAGCCGTGTGCCATCGTAGTCCTGTCCAACATGCAGAACCCGAACATGCAATCACTGTTACGGAAATACAGATATGACGCAAAAGGTTAGAACATTTAGAATACctatcaattatttatatttgtgtacCATTTAATATGTTTACCATATTCATTGTTTTCGTTGATCTGCTCTTCGATAAAATTCCCTTTTATGTTTAAAGGTGTTTTGATTCCGAGCAGCGTGAAGTACTTCATCAAGTTGCCTCAAGGCCCGACGCCTGTTCTCGTGCCTTTGAACGACAAGGCCTTCTCGCCTTTAGGCGGATTTGTAAGGTACGTTAATCCACTTTATGTTGACGTTAAGTATAAATATTACTTCCTCATCTGCGAGTGGCTTTGACATTTTACCATTCCTGAAGTGACATTTGCAACCTGATGCTAACAAATTGTGATAATTACAGGTACTACAAAGAAGTGCCTCCAATTCCTCATGCCtggtaaaatatatattagtcAGCACATATTATGTTATCGAGCCTTATAACTTGAATCCTTcctatataaaacataattttaataaagtgcAATTAACACCTATAAGCATTGTCCACGTAATTTGAAGCGAGTCATTGAACACGTGTACCATATGTTGTATCTCATAACCCGCTAGCATCAGCGAACACTACAAAACGACAAGCGACGTGGGAACTCAGCCAGTGTAGAAACTGTTCGACCTTGATAAAGCAGgggaaatcaaaataaaaactcataTCGTGAAGAAAGGAAACGAAGATGTTCACAGATTTCTCGGTAAGAAAGAACTGCTGATGTGGCTCCGCAAGCGGTCCAATAACTTGATTGAATTAGGCCACCTCTTCAACAACCTACAGGCATTGATTGGGAACAAGTGGTATTTGAGAAGCCCGAATGACGTCAAGCGAAACACGTCTGGATTTATTTGATGTGTTTTTAACAAATTTTCTCTTTGAGTGTCAATTAACGCTATCCCATCGGATTAAGATAACAGCTTCATAGAAAGGAGAGCACTTAAATTATTGTACCGTTGAAAACCAATGAATTGTATCGAATCAAATCAGTAATATAATCCGACTATCGAGCTTTAGAATTTGTTTCTGAGACAGATAACACGAGTTAAATGTTGCCAAGACTACATTTAATGTAAGgttaattcaataatttacaCAAACTCCTCTagagatattatttttcttaagcaACTTCCTTATTTAACTGTGcttgtaattaaaaacttttgcttgataataaacacaaaaactttCGATTGTTTGACTTTCCTTCTCTAACGCATGGAACCTTCGGTAATGGCGTAAAGGTGCTGTGGGCCAAAGGACCAAACCTGgctactaacaaaataaaacgaaacatGATTGGCAAAGTTATAATAGGTTATTCCTTTCGAACGAAGTAGCTACTACCGAAGCAATCTCAGAGTTCAAGGCTACAAAAACCAAAACGTTTTATAAGTCAATTCCCAATAGCTATCGAAGCAGGAACCATGACGCCCGTAGGACTGACGCCTAGGGACGCCCACGTAGATGCCATAGCGTAAAACTACATCATAGCCATACTGAAAGGCGTGGCAAGGATGTGTTTGATAAAGCAgcaaaatacttaggtattgaCCTATAACGATGACGTCTTTTGGGAGTGGCTCAAGAACGGATACAGAAAATATGGTAAAACAAAGTTGATAGCAAGGGATTTTCCAAAGTCATATCAACGCCGAAAAGATCATTTACCTAATATTGGTCCTATTAGGTATATGGAAAATTCCTTTAGATAGgatagaaaaacaaaagctttaGGTAACTACGTATGAAATGCTATCgtatcataaacaaaaaaatactcatataAATCCTTTTTGATTGATTTAAGTTTCACAAATCCTTTGAcaagtttttttatagatttcagAGCAACAATAAAATAGACTGCATCATATCAACATCTGCTTATCATTCATCAGCATTTATGTTGCAAGTGTCAATGCAGTCGGTAGGTTGTTAACTACAAaggttgtaaaataaaattatgaaacaatcatcatcatcagaggCACAGACCACTTTCTTTTGTTCTCTATAAATGGTCCTTGGAGACCGTGATAATATTCTACCATATGGCTACAAAGTCAACGTGAACGGTTATTCCAGATTTATGATTCTGAAAAGTAGGATTTTTATTTCTCTCAAGTAGTAAACAAGCCAGTTTGTTGTATCACGTAGAGCACTTAATAGGTAtttaaagcaaaatattatttttattatgtactggCACTAAATGCCCaatgttgctgtgccctaacagggtccataattgtacGCAGCTGTAAGCCTATTGAAACACCTTGATAAACTTGTGAAAcacaaataaatgatatgattatGAAGTTTAAGAGTAGGAAGTTGAGGACCTCACGTCAGCAATAAATCTTAATGACGTATGTTCCAATCAAATTGTTTATCGTGCAACACTGGTTTTGATGAAAACACATAAACCAGTTTAAATGGAACGCAACCGAAACTAGTTTCTATTCAATAGCATTTGAAACATTGGTTTCCTTGAATATTGGAAAACAATTGCCACCTAGCATCAGTCAATAAAGATTCAGACGAGAAAACAATTTCATCTAAGGATTGAATGTGAAGTCAATCGATACAGACAGCTTATCGAAATGATTCCGCGTTCATATCTTCGACTTATCTCTAAGCCAGTAGAAAATAGGAGAAAAAACATGAATGCTTGACGGGTCACGCCTCTCTCATCACTTGGGAGTACTAAATAGTCTCTGGCGTCTTTCGCAACATATCCTACGCGACTTATCGTCTCGTCTGTCTCAATGTTATCGATTTCCACAATAGTTGTGAAGTCAATGTCAGGCTATCTTTGCACGTGCTTATAAAGATGGCGTCGGTTGTACAAATTGAAGGTACAGAACTGCGTATTCAAGCAGGTGTTTACAAACCATCACCGTTACAAGTGTTAAGGCCCAATCGAAGGTAATGGTGTACTAATGGCGGTCATAAATGATAGTATACTCATCTTCCATTTCTAATACAGCTACTTTATTACCGCTAGCCATTTCAAGTGGTCTTCATATCGCACATCGACTGCATTTGTATTTGCTCTGACGAGAGTATAAACAATGCGATCGAAAACAATCACTTCATAGTAATCAAAATTATCGCTTTGGTAGAtccgtgtttatttttaaacagctaTAAAACTGGATTTAGTCTTTTATCATAGAAATTGCCTGAACTGAAAGGTTTTCAAGAGGAACTGAAGCCAATCTGCTAAAACAAATCCACGGAGATTTTAGTTGCATTACTCCTCTTATGTAGATCTTGCAGCTTGTACGTGATCTCATTATTTCCCTGTATTACTAACATCGCGGGAACTGCTATATTTTAGAAAGGTTCTGAACAACCAGGTACAGAGTAAGGACCTGTACAGAATGGTTATCTACCACCACTAGGTACGCTAATGTCCATTTCTATCTAATCTTCACCTTGTATTTTAAAACAGAATtcaacttttattatatttttatcgatgaTGATACGGAGATGCATGATATCGCACGTGTCTTTAACAAAATTTCCATGACACATAGGTGTTCCAAGCTCGGTTATCAGTTGAGGACCTCGTGGTTTGTCAACACAAGTAAACATACAAAAGCAATCAACATCCTAACAAGTTCAAgacttattatataaaaaaacaatagaattttCCAATGTTCACCACACGAGACCGTAATTCTTGTTTTACGCACTCGCGGTTACCGTCCGGTAATTTCGCTACTGGCGAGCTCATAAAATTACATAGTTAACGTCCAGACAACGATCAACACGAATTCTTATACACTAAACAGATTTGTTGAATACTATTAATGTTTTGAGAACATTGAAAAAGTATGGGTTATACCAGGTAGAATTTATCTTCAAATGCTCATGGCTTAACAATGTTGGAATTATTTAAAGACATCCCATTAATAGAAGGGAAAGAAGATAAGTAAATAGACAAGTCCCTGAGCAAGCCCGTTACTCGTATATCACGAATCGAGAGAGCAACCGTTGGCAACGCGCCAACTTCCATACTCGACGTAGACCAACTCTATAAGAGGAAACAATATATAACGAAAATTGTCACAGCCGACCAATTTCAGTAGTAACGCCACATCAAAGAGCCACGGCGCGACATACTTATGTTTAATTCAGTAGGATGTTTAGTCACGTATTTGTACGATGGCCTTGGCACTGGCTTCATATTCTCTAAGAAAATGGTCACGTATGATGAAATTTGGTGTGGATACGTCATAATATGGCGACGACCGATGACTAACGTCGCGCGATCCTTGCACGATAGATGTCATGCTTGACTCCACATAACAACTATATTAAATTGAAGATTGTCGCAATCAACGATTGACAGTTGTAACATTAATTTGTAATGAAACTCGAGGTAATGACACCCATATTATATATCAATTTTTTCTCTGATATCTAGGTAGTTAGCTGTAACTAGCGATGTCGAGACTCTACTAACTACTAGGccaattgataaataattggacaaaaataattcaacaaattgcaaaaaaaaatcgccactTTAGATTGGACCACAGCCATTTTCAACATCAAACAAGAAAATCTaatcatttcataatattttttaaaggcaaAATGATTACAAAAAAGACGGCAAACTCTGAGCTAGGTCCGGCTTACAACGaagctaaaataaactatacaaaACGGTGTGAAATGTTCTAAACAATCCGTTTAAGAAGCTCTTTAAATATTCGTGAACATTTTACTAAACAAGGTTAAAGTGAAACCtcacaattttaattcaatttagggctaatttttcaatcatcagttaacttctatctgaggaataaatatggcggtttgacatattttccatacaaaagccgtcaaaacgttaaaaatattcctcagataggagttatctcgcgattgaaaaatcagccctaagtaattcttatttcagtttttaaatagaatttttgTAACAGGATTATATGACTATGACTTAATGGAAAACTCTAGAGGCCATAACATTGACGAACAATTGAATTGTTTTCCTTTCACAATAATTacttattgtgtttttattttcagcacCTTCAATATTACAATTGAgcagttaaataaaagaagtaaaattaaactgtagaaaatgGATTTAGAAGTAGCTTGGAAACAATAACCCTCATCTATGCAACTTGACTGTTGCTATAGGACATCCTTTTGTGATTCAtacttcaaaaattttaaataatggcttTGAGGATAAAACAATACAGCGATTGAGGTGATTTTCGTCATATAACCGGACCTAGAGCTGTTGCGTCGAGCGAGAATCTGATTGGGTTTTCCTGAGCAAAGAGAATTTTGTACTTTCC encodes:
- the LOC110373839 gene encoding uncharacterized protein LOC110373839 isoform X1, giving the protein MKFSGIAVLVFLKILLIETRMLPINYVTIDPRYNEPTSVHVSSHSVEAVENPHEKVIGLRTPFDERDGEDYLDYDRQTGDQPKKPCAIVVLSNMQNPNMQSLLRKYRYDAKGVLIPSSVKYFIKLPQGPTPVLVPLNDKAFSPLGGFVRYYKEVPPIPHAW
- the LOC110373839 gene encoding uncharacterized protein LOC110373839 isoform X2, with the translated sequence MLPINYVTIDPRYNEPTSVHVSSHSVEAVENPHEKVIGLRTPFDERDGEDYLDYDRQTGDQPKKPCAIVVLSNMQNPNMQSLLRKYRYDAKGVLIPSSVKYFIKLPQGPTPVLVPLNDKAFSPLGGFVRYYKEVPPIPHAW